Proteins found in one Mucilaginibacter gracilis genomic segment:
- a CDS encoding TetR/AcrR family transcriptional regulator — METPVIIAEKAHELFLKHGIRSVTMDDIATEVHVSKKTIYKFFESKDALVENFIEKAIAENEESCKSFIRKSNDPITELFFTMVVVQKMYLDLNKPILNELEKNHHKAYLAMKEHKDGFIFQTIKTSIENGITKQLYQEDINPALMSRFFLESLLLISDTSIFPSTAYHTTTLSEEIFGHLISGIATSAGTNLINLYKNQHRFVLGPQTLTRPFWED, encoded by the coding sequence ATGGAAACTCCTGTTATAATTGCTGAAAAGGCACATGAGCTTTTTCTCAAACATGGTATCAGATCTGTTACCATGGATGATATTGCAACTGAAGTGCACGTTAGTAAAAAAACCATTTACAAATTTTTTGAAAGCAAGGATGCATTAGTTGAAAATTTCATTGAAAAGGCTATTGCCGAAAATGAGGAAAGCTGCAAATCATTCATCAGGAAAAGCAATGATCCTATCACCGAATTATTTTTTACGATGGTGGTTGTGCAAAAAATGTACCTGGATTTAAACAAACCTATTTTAAATGAGCTGGAAAAAAATCACCACAAGGCCTATTTAGCAATGAAAGAGCATAAAGATGGATTCATTTTTCAAACTATAAAAACAAGTATTGAAAATGGAATTACTAAGCAGTTATATCAGGAGGATATTAACCCTGCTTTGATGTCCCGATTTTTCCTGGAAAGCCTGTTGTTAATTTCAGATACCAGCATTTTTCCTTCAACAGCTTATCATACAACAACCTTGTCCGAGGAAATATTCGGACACCTGATCAGCGGGATCGCTACTTCTGCTGGAACTAACTTAATAAACCTCTATAAAAATCAACATCGTTTTGTACTAGGACCGCAAACATTGACACGTCCTTTTTGGGAGGATTAA
- a CDS encoding MarR family winged helix-turn-helix transcriptional regulator — protein sequence MEYQGEKQEADLERNLFRIVYVLKRALDDWGEEHIKTLNNPHLQATFIPFFMNIGSSGASNSDLAAMFRISKQGASRIVKGLEASGLVRAEKSDKDGRSFMLYLTDNGQRFYKEQLEIINELKKDYIKLTGSKNYDNTIDQLLKLIDYHNTADQK from the coding sequence ATGGAATATCAAGGTGAAAAGCAGGAAGCCGATTTGGAGAGAAATTTATTCAGGATTGTATATGTACTTAAACGTGCCCTTGATGATTGGGGTGAAGAGCATATCAAGACTTTAAACAATCCTCATCTGCAGGCTACATTTATACCTTTCTTTATGAATATCGGTTCGTCCGGTGCCTCTAACAGTGATCTGGCTGCTATGTTCAGGATATCCAAGCAAGGTGCAAGCCGTATCGTAAAAGGGCTGGAAGCCTCGGGGCTTGTACGAGCTGAAAAAAGTGACAAGGATGGCAGGTCGTTTATGCTTTACCTCACGGATAATGGGCAGCGGTTTTATAAGGAGCAACTGGAGATCATAAACGAGCTTAAGAAGGATTACATCAAGTTAACGGGTTCAAAAAACTATGATAACACCATCGATCAGCTGCTGAAATTGATTGATTATCACAATACTGCTGATCAAAAGTAA
- a CDS encoding helix-turn-helix domain-containing protein, whose translation MVILKLPSEVNYQWYIDETISLNISRANLANMAGIAEENVIRLLKEFKTEGILVTDERKIIIKDVIPFAVCLVFTFDQQYCDNQSISAADRWCYHSFLNPLT comes from the coding sequence GTGGTCATTTTAAAATTGCCAAGTGAGGTCAATTATCAGTGGTATATAGACGAAACAATTTCACTGAATATTTCCCGCGCCAACCTGGCGAATATGGCTGGAATTGCCGAAGAAAATGTGATTAGGCTGCTCAAGGAATTTAAAACAGAAGGTATACTGGTAACAGATGAAAGAAAAATTATCATCAAGGACGTAATTCCGTTCGCTGTCTGTTTGGTATTTACTTTTGATCAGCAGTATTGTGATAATCAATCAATTTCAGCAGCTGATCGATGGTGTTATCATAGTTTTTTGAACCCGTTAACTTGA
- a CDS encoding type II toxin-antitoxin system HipA family toxin, which produces MSNLPEIKYCPGTLAPGYDTYSRTCLNRVFNGKKVNHILLYDSPASNPETDELFEENQRRMSISGVQEKFSVLLEKNRLRLINEGERGTYILKPIPNAGRKSDQMPANEHLTMQIARQVYGIETAENALIFFKNGQPAYITKRFDVTKEGEKLAQDDFASLAGRTPQTHGEHYKYLGNYLDLFKIMEQYVPAYKLEAPKLLKLLMFNYLFSNGDAHFKNFSLLETPMGDYRLSPAYDLLNSRIHIKDNDFALDDGLLPKNLAQGKIRHQFSVLAEQSGISEKTFEGIAQSMISGSAAVEKLTLASFLDETTQRNYLQSYQARLKQLMKD; this is translated from the coding sequence ATGAGTAACCTGCCAGAAATAAAATATTGCCCGGGCACATTGGCACCCGGCTATGATACTTATAGCCGGACTTGTCTTAACCGGGTTTTTAATGGAAAAAAAGTAAATCATATTTTACTTTATGATTCTCCTGCTTCAAACCCGGAGACGGATGAGCTATTTGAGGAAAACCAGAGGCGGATGTCTATCTCTGGTGTACAGGAAAAGTTTTCCGTGTTGTTAGAAAAAAACAGACTAAGGCTGATCAATGAGGGTGAACGAGGAACCTATATATTAAAGCCGATTCCAAACGCTGGCAGAAAATCTGACCAAATGCCCGCTAATGAACATTTAACCATGCAAATTGCCCGCCAGGTGTATGGCATAGAAACTGCTGAAAATGCATTGATATTTTTTAAGAACGGGCAGCCTGCTTATATTACTAAACGTTTTGATGTAACGAAAGAAGGAGAAAAACTGGCACAGGACGATTTTGCGTCGCTTGCAGGAAGAACGCCCCAGACCCACGGAGAACACTATAAGTACCTCGGAAACTACTTAGATCTTTTTAAGATTATGGAGCAATACGTCCCTGCATATAAACTGGAAGCACCAAAATTATTGAAATTATTAATGTTCAATTATTTGTTTTCAAACGGAGACGCCCACTTCAAAAACTTTTCGCTGTTGGAAACCCCGATGGGAGATTACCGCCTAAGTCCGGCTTATGACCTGCTTAACAGCCGCATACATATCAAAGACAATGACTTTGCACTTGATGACGGCTTATTACCAAAGAACCTCGCACAAGGTAAGATTAGGCACCAGTTTTCAGTACTGGCTGAGCAATCAGGCATAAGCGAGAAAACATTTGAGGGAATAGCCCAATCTATGATTTCAGGATCAGCAGCTGTCGAAAAACTCACATTAGCTTCTTTTCTTGACGAAACAACTCAACGGAATTATTTACAATCGTACCAAGCCAGGCTAAAACAGCTAATGAAGGATTAG
- a CDS encoding HipA N-terminal domain-containing protein, giving the protein MRKAKVLFKEQEAGILKQLDNGFFTFQYHPSWIGDGSKPSISLTLPKTEKVYESEFLFPFFYNMLPEGSNKQVVCKLNRIDQTDYFGLLLTTAKNDTIGAVTVLKAEDNE; this is encoded by the coding sequence ATGAGAAAAGCCAAAGTATTATTTAAGGAGCAAGAAGCCGGCATATTGAAGCAGCTTGATAATGGTTTTTTTACGTTTCAGTATCATCCTTCTTGGATTGGAGATGGTAGCAAGCCAAGCATTAGCCTCACTTTACCAAAAACGGAAAAGGTTTACGAGTCTGAATTTCTCTTTCCGTTTTTTTATAACATGCTTCCGGAAGGATCGAATAAACAGGTGGTCTGCAAGCTCAATAGAATTGATCAGACTGATTATTTCGGACTTTTATTAACAACCGCAAAAAACGATACCATAGGTGCAGTAACTGTACTTAAAGCAGAAGATAATGAGTAA
- a CDS encoding helix-turn-helix domain-containing protein codes for MRRESLQVTQETLAQLSGVGLRTLKQFESGKGNPTLMTLQKLGDTLGLELSMTIKNKPDIR; via the coding sequence TTGCGCAGGGAATCCCTACAGGTTACCCAGGAAACGCTCGCGCAACTATCAGGAGTAGGCCTTAGAACGTTAAAGCAGTTTGAAAGTGGTAAAGGCAATCCCACTTTAATGACGCTGCAAAAGCTCGGCGATACATTAGGTCTGGAACTCAGTATGACCATAAAGAATAAACCAGACATTCGATGA
- a CDS encoding RagB/SusD family nutrient uptake outer membrane protein: METIIGLTLGSTDNTGYLLTVPNIPVTFTGGGGTGATGIATVSTTTGKVTAIAVLNPGTGYTSAPTVNIGTTWAPNTLYNAGTQATNGNNLYTVAVTGISTATPPTQSSGSSSATVTGAVFTYAGLKATGTATVSTTQVDLVGLSQSSFQLALQDERSRELCFEGLRKADLIRWGAWVTTMNNLAVDMKANAGTSFAYGALAGSNISPRNVLFPIPSSEISVNKAATQNPGW; encoded by the coding sequence ATGGAAACCATCATCGGTTTAACGCTGGGCAGCACGGACAATACTGGCTATTTACTTACTGTGCCAAATATACCCGTAACTTTTACCGGTGGCGGTGGCACAGGTGCAACCGGCATAGCAACGGTTTCTACCACAACAGGCAAAGTAACAGCTATAGCCGTTTTGAATCCTGGTACAGGCTATACATCTGCCCCTACCGTAAATATCGGCACAACCTGGGCTCCCAATACGCTTTACAATGCTGGCACACAGGCTACCAATGGAAACAACCTATACACCGTTGCTGTAACGGGTATCTCCACGGCCACACCACCTACACAATCGTCCGGATCATCTTCGGCAACTGTTACAGGTGCGGTATTTACTTATGCCGGGCTAAAAGCAACGGGCACGGCTACCGTTTCCACAACACAGGTTGACCTTGTTGGGTTAAGCCAATCGTCTTTTCAACTGGCGCTGCAAGATGAAAGAAGCCGCGAACTTTGTTTCGAAGGGCTCCGCAAAGCCGATCTGATACGCTGGGGTGCCTGGGTAACTACGATGAATAACCTTGCGGTGGATATGAAAGCCAACGCCGGAACGAGTTTTGCGTACGGCGCGTTGGCGGGATCAAACATTAGCCCACGTAATGTACTTTTCCCTATCCCATCCTCAGAAATTTCGGTAAACAAGGCAGCTACTCAAAATCCAGGCTGGTAG
- a CDS encoding DUF5017 domain-containing protein, whose translation MLKRYLYTGTTMLLFCLACNKNMIVKPVGFDVNCTKLNGTATTTFSAKDTLQFNFSGNPDVITFYSGEQGKRYEFASRTSAFGASQLQFSTLRANGTQSNSLAVFVSSDFQGVVTRIVNGALVRDTASTNANIAAATWNDITSRASLSTGGTTALSSGVIDLSDFASQLKPVYIAFKYSADAGSIQNKWTITNLTLNNALADAGVYTNASLNGPTTAITNYGNTTFGPGWAVSYDLAKNSNKYAWVYTDKTSLVITGATTAALATAPAEAWAIMGPVDLNRVTPDVGVAIKAIASTQPNYQYIYPVAGNYHAVFVAGNYNATGSSTNKRDITVTIKP comes from the coding sequence ATGTTAAAAAGATATTTGTACACAGGCACCACAATGCTACTTTTTTGTTTGGCTTGCAATAAAAACATGATAGTAAAACCCGTTGGTTTTGATGTTAACTGCACCAAACTAAATGGTACCGCCACAACCACATTTTCAGCCAAAGACACGCTGCAATTCAACTTTAGTGGCAACCCTGACGTTATTACCTTTTATTCGGGCGAGCAGGGCAAACGTTATGAATTTGCATCACGAACGTCGGCGTTTGGCGCATCGCAATTGCAGTTTAGTACTTTAAGGGCAAATGGCACCCAGTCTAACTCGCTCGCGGTGTTTGTTTCTTCAGACTTTCAAGGCGTTGTTACCCGAATAGTAAACGGAGCATTAGTACGGGATACAGCAAGCACAAATGCCAATATTGCAGCCGCTACCTGGAATGATATTACCTCCCGTGCTTCTTTATCAACCGGCGGAACTACCGCGCTATCGTCGGGCGTTATTGATCTTTCTGACTTTGCCAGCCAGCTTAAGCCCGTGTATATTGCTTTTAAGTACAGTGCAGATGCTGGTTCGATACAAAATAAGTGGACAATAACCAACCTAACCTTAAACAATGCGTTAGCGGATGCCGGTGTTTACACCAATGCGAGTTTAAACGGACCAACCACGGCTATTACAAATTACGGCAACACTACCTTTGGCCCGGGTTGGGCGGTATCATACGATTTGGCAAAAAACAGCAATAAATATGCCTGGGTTTATACCGATAAAACCAGTTTGGTAATTACCGGCGCAACGACGGCGGCACTGGCAACGGCACCGGCTGAAGCATGGGCCATTATGGGGCCTGTTGATCTGAACCGGGTAACGCCTGATGTTGGGGTTGCCATTAAAGCTATTGCAAGCACACAACCAAATTACCAATACATATATCCCGTAGCAGGTAATTACCACGCCGTTTTTGTAGCAGGCAATTACAACGCTACCGGCTCAAGTACTAATAAACGCGATATAACCGTAACCATTAAGCCATAG